One window of the Pseudofrankia sp. DC12 genome contains the following:
- a CDS encoding homoserine dehydrogenase, whose translation MKVALLGCGVVGSEVARLLVEQAADLTARVGEPLELAGIAVRRLDRDRDVPVGPELFSTDAAGLVARDDVDIVVEVVGGIEPVRTWLLAALDAGKSVVSANKALLASDGSTLHDAATAADVDLYYEAAVAGAIPLLRPLRESLAGDRVRRVLGIVNGTTNYILTRMDETGASFTDALDEASALGYAEADPTADIDGYDAAAKAAILAQLAFHTRVTLADVHREGIATVTAADIASAKAMGCTVKALAIAERSSERQGVSVRVHPAMVPRSHPLASVREAFNAVFVEAEAAGQLMFYGRGAGGSPTASAVLGDLVAVARNRVAGRRGPGESAYADLPVLPMGETITSYHVNLDVTDKTGVLATVAGAFAHHGVSIRSVRQEGRGDDASLVLVTHAAADSALAATVEDLRNLDIVRAVAGVLRVEGGEP comes from the coding sequence ATGAAGGTCGCGCTGCTGGGCTGTGGCGTCGTCGGCTCCGAGGTGGCACGGCTGCTGGTCGAGCAGGCCGCCGACCTCACGGCGCGGGTCGGTGAGCCGCTGGAGCTCGCCGGCATCGCCGTGCGGCGCCTCGACCGCGACCGGGACGTCCCGGTCGGGCCGGAGCTGTTCAGCACCGACGCCGCCGGGCTGGTCGCCCGCGACGACGTGGACATCGTCGTCGAGGTCGTCGGGGGCATCGAGCCGGTCCGTACCTGGCTGCTCGCGGCCCTCGACGCCGGGAAGTCCGTCGTCAGCGCGAACAAGGCGCTGCTCGCCTCGGACGGCTCGACCCTGCACGACGCGGCCACGGCGGCCGACGTCGACCTGTACTACGAGGCCGCGGTCGCCGGGGCGATACCGCTGCTGCGGCCGTTGCGCGAGAGCCTCGCCGGCGACCGGGTCCGTCGGGTGCTGGGCATCGTCAACGGCACCACGAACTACATCCTCACCAGGATGGATGAGACCGGCGCGTCCTTCACCGACGCGCTGGACGAGGCGAGCGCCCTCGGCTATGCGGAGGCCGACCCGACAGCCGACATCGACGGCTACGACGCCGCGGCCAAGGCGGCGATCCTCGCCCAGCTCGCGTTCCACACCCGGGTCACGCTCGCCGACGTGCACCGCGAGGGCATCGCGACCGTCACCGCCGCCGACATCGCGAGCGCCAAGGCGATGGGCTGCACCGTGAAGGCGCTGGCCATCGCCGAGCGCTCCTCCGAACGGCAGGGGGTGAGCGTCCGGGTGCACCCGGCGATGGTGCCCCGCTCCCACCCGCTGGCCAGTGTTCGCGAGGCGTTCAACGCGGTGTTCGTCGAGGCGGAGGCCGCCGGGCAGCTGATGTTCTACGGCCGGGGCGCCGGTGGCTCGCCGACGGCGTCGGCGGTGCTCGGTGACCTCGTCGCGGTCGCCCGCAACCGGGTCGCCGGCCGACGCGGCCCGGGGGAGTCCGCCTACGCCGACCTGCCCGTCCTTCCGATGGGTGAGACCATCACCAGTTACCACGTCAATCTCGACGTCACGGACAAGACCGGTGTCCTGGCCACGGTGGCCGGCGCGTTCGCGCACCACGGCGTGTCCATCCGCAGCGTGCGGCAGGAGGGCCGAGGCGACGATGCCAGCCTGGTGCTGGTGACCCACGCCGCCGCGGACTCCGCGCTGGCGGCGACAGTTGAGGACCTGCGGAACCTGGACATCGTCCGCGCGGTGGCCGGGGTGCTGCGGGTCGAGGGAGGTGAGCCATGA
- the argS gene encoding arginine--tRNA ligase, whose protein sequence is MTPADLADVIVSAVRAAVADGAIDVAVPVTVPVERPKNPEHGDYASPAALQLAKAARRPPREVAELLADRLRKDPGVATVDVAGPGFLNIKLASDALGELARTIVRASEAYGRAPERRGTRVNVEFVSANPTGPVTLASTRWAAVGDALVRIFDAAGYDTAAEYYVNDAGVQIARFGASVLAAAKGEPTPEDGYHGAYIAEIAASLLAEHPGLLAGDDAAALAVTTRDGLALMLAEITATLEGFGVHFDVWKSERSMHDAGELEAAVVDLRAQGHVYEADGAVFLRTTDFGDDKDRALIKSDGQPTYFTADAAYYRDKRRRGFEKIVMLLGADHHGYVGRLKALAACYGDDPNESLDVIIGQLVTLTQGGEPVKMSKRAGNFLTLADLVDVVGVDAARYSLVRSSLDSSLDLDLDLIAKQTNDNPVFYVQYAHARIASLLRNAAALGITPADGPGAVLDGIDVSLLEHPREGDLLRALGELPTVVASAASLRAPHRVARYLEELAGTYHRFNDACRVLPRGDEEPTPLTGARLLLVEATKVVLANGLRLLGVSAPERM, encoded by the coding sequence ATGACTCCCGCCGACCTTGCCGACGTCATCGTGTCGGCCGTCCGCGCCGCGGTGGCGGACGGTGCGATCGACGTCGCCGTCCCCGTGACGGTTCCGGTGGAGCGCCCGAAGAACCCGGAGCACGGCGACTACGCCTCCCCGGCGGCGCTCCAGCTCGCGAAGGCGGCCCGGCGACCCCCGCGCGAGGTCGCCGAGCTGCTCGCGGACCGGCTGCGCAAGGACCCGGGAGTCGCGACGGTCGACGTGGCCGGCCCCGGCTTCCTGAACATCAAGCTTGCCTCGGACGCGCTCGGCGAGCTGGCCCGCACGATCGTGCGGGCCAGCGAGGCCTACGGCCGGGCGCCCGAGCGCAGGGGGACCCGGGTGAACGTCGAGTTCGTCTCGGCGAACCCGACCGGCCCGGTCACCCTCGCCTCGACCCGGTGGGCCGCGGTGGGCGACGCGCTGGTGCGCATCTTCGACGCGGCTGGCTACGACACGGCCGCCGAGTACTACGTCAACGACGCCGGCGTGCAGATCGCCCGGTTCGGCGCGTCGGTGCTGGCCGCGGCGAAGGGCGAGCCGACGCCCGAGGACGGCTACCACGGCGCGTACATCGCGGAGATCGCCGCGAGCCTGCTGGCGGAGCACCCCGGCCTCCTGGCCGGGGACGACGCGGCCGCGCTCGCCGTCACGACCCGGGACGGGCTCGCGCTGATGCTGGCCGAGATCACCGCCACGCTCGAAGGCTTCGGCGTCCACTTCGACGTCTGGAAGTCCGAGCGCTCGATGCATGACGCAGGCGAGCTCGAGGCGGCGGTCGTCGACCTGCGGGCCCAGGGCCACGTCTACGAGGCGGACGGCGCGGTGTTCCTGCGCACCACCGACTTCGGCGACGACAAGGATCGCGCGCTGATCAAGTCGGACGGTCAGCCCACCTATTTCACGGCCGACGCGGCGTACTACCGGGACAAGCGCCGCCGGGGCTTCGAGAAGATCGTCATGCTGCTCGGCGCCGACCACCACGGCTACGTCGGCCGGCTCAAGGCCCTCGCGGCCTGCTACGGCGACGACCCGAACGAGTCGCTTGACGTGATCATCGGCCAGCTGGTGACGCTGACGCAGGGCGGCGAGCCGGTGAAGATGTCCAAGCGGGCCGGCAACTTCCTCACGCTTGCCGACCTGGTCGACGTCGTCGGCGTGGACGCCGCTCGTTACTCGCTGGTCCGCTCGTCTCTCGACTCGTCGCTCGACCTCGACCTCGACCTGATCGCGAAGCAGACGAACGACAACCCGGTGTTCTACGTCCAGTACGCGCACGCGAGGATCGCCTCGCTGCTGCGCAACGCCGCCGCGTTGGGGATCACCCCGGCGGACGGTCCGGGCGCGGTCCTCGACGGGATCGACGTGTCGCTGCTGGAGCATCCCCGAGAGGGTGACCTGCTGCGGGCGCTCGGCGAGCTGCCGACCGTGGTCGCGTCGGCCGCGTCGTTGCGGGCGCCGCACCGGGTAGCCCGGTACCTGGAGGAGCTGGCCGGCACCTATCACCGGTTCAACGACGCCTGCCGAGTCCTGCCGCGCGGGGACGAGGAGCCGACGCCGCTGACCGGTGCCCGGCTGCTGCTGGTCGAGGCCACGAAGGTGGTTCTCGCGAACGGGCTGCGGCTGCTGGGCGTCTCGGCCCCGGAACGCATGTGA
- a CDS encoding response regulator, with the protein MHLEPPRVLVVDDDPTLRQLVVVNLELEGFEVHEAVDGQDCLERIREIAPAVVTLDIMMPRVDGWEVASRLREDPATADIKLVVLTAATREADLRRGARVGVDYYLTKPFDPDDLVGVVQRLVAGQRV; encoded by the coding sequence GTGCACCTTGAACCCCCGCGTGTCCTGGTCGTCGACGACGACCCGACGCTGCGCCAGCTCGTGGTCGTGAACCTGGAGCTGGAGGGTTTCGAGGTCCATGAGGCGGTGGACGGCCAGGACTGCCTGGAACGCATCCGTGAGATCGCTCCGGCCGTGGTGACGTTGGACATCATGATGCCTCGGGTCGACGGCTGGGAGGTCGCGAGCCGGCTGCGGGAGGACCCGGCGACCGCGGACATCAAGCTCGTCGTGCTGACCGCCGCCACCCGCGAGGCGGACCTGCGCCGCGGCGCCCGGGTCGGGGTCGACTACTACCTGACCAAGCCGTTCGACCCGGACGACCTGGTCGGCGTGGTGCAGCGACTGGTCGCGGGACAGCGCGTCTGA
- a CDS encoding TIGR03086 family metal-binding protein → MEIFDALDGAVTSTAGIIKTVRPDQLDATTPCTEWDVRALLNHLVGTLWLGEALFTDAAPRHPMAPGGLPATDLVGDDPATAYATGSAALLAAARVGDTLTRLHTTPLGDMPGPALAGLTTLDILVHGWDLATATGQPVSLDDDLASHVLAFASQAITDDFRGTAIGPALPVAATAPVTDRLVGFLGRQS, encoded by the coding sequence ATGGAGATCTTCGACGCGCTCGACGGCGCGGTCACCTCGACCGCTGGCATCATCAAGACCGTGCGCCCCGACCAGCTGGATGCCACCACACCCTGCACTGAGTGGGACGTGCGCGCGCTGCTCAACCACCTCGTCGGCACGCTGTGGCTCGGCGAGGCCCTGTTCACCGACGCCGCGCCGCGCCACCCGATGGCACCCGGCGGCCTGCCCGCCACCGACCTGGTCGGCGACGACCCGGCGACGGCGTACGCGACCGGGTCCGCCGCGCTGCTGGCCGCGGCCCGCGTCGGCGACACCCTCACCCGCCTGCACACGACCCCGCTAGGAGACATGCCCGGCCCAGCCCTCGCGGGGCTGACCACGCTCGACATTCTCGTGCACGGCTGGGACCTCGCCACCGCCACCGGCCAGCCCGTCAGCCTCGACGATGACCTCGCCAGCCACGTCCTCGCGTTCGCCAGCCAGGCCATCACCGACGACTTCCGCGGCACCGCGATCGGGCCGGCACTCCCGGTCGCCGCGACCGCCCCGGTCACCGACCGGCTGGTGGGATTCCTCGGCCGCCAGTCATGA
- a CDS encoding metalloregulator ArsR/SmtB family transcription factor: protein MNPDVALKALAEPNRRDILRLVSTTPRSVGEIADQLAITSQAVSRHLKVLHEAGLVDERREGTRHLFLVRPDGFAAVQDFLDDFWTHHLGQLKTALERPRGQREPNEPTPDASEPGRRRDG, encoded by the coding sequence ATGAACCCCGACGTGGCCCTCAAAGCGCTCGCCGAACCGAACCGGCGCGACATCCTGCGGCTGGTCTCGACCACCCCCCGGTCCGTCGGTGAGATCGCCGACCAACTCGCCATCACCTCCCAGGCCGTCTCCCGACACCTGAAGGTGCTGCACGAAGCCGGCCTGGTCGACGAGCGCCGCGAGGGCACACGTCACCTCTTCCTCGTCCGCCCCGACGGCTTCGCCGCTGTCCAGGACTTCCTCGACGACTTCTGGACCCACCACCTCGGCCAACTCAAAACCGCCCTCGAACGCCCCCGCGGGCAGCGAGAGCCGAACGAGCCGACGCCCGACGCCTCCGAACCAGGGCGGCGCCGCGATGGCTGA
- a CDS encoding SRPBCC domain-containing protein, whose translation MADPYSTEINIDAPVEDVFRHLTDPAHMIRWMGQHATLDPSPGGTFHLDVNGVPVRGHYRIVEPPHRIVVTWGVAGSTDLPPGATEVEFTLDATPTGTRLRLEHRNLPDSQTSVHASGWNHFLARLHHAATGHDPGPDPWQQRAARPPLDRVRNGATTAPGGTL comes from the coding sequence ATGGCTGACCCCTACAGCACCGAGATCAACATTGATGCCCCCGTCGAGGACGTGTTCCGCCACCTCACCGACCCCGCTCACATGATCCGCTGGATGGGCCAGCACGCCACCCTCGACCCCAGCCCCGGCGGCACCTTCCACCTCGACGTCAACGGCGTCCCCGTCCGCGGCCACTACCGGATCGTCGAACCACCCCACCGCATCGTCGTCACCTGGGGCGTCGCCGGCAGCACCGACCTACCCCCAGGTGCGACCGAAGTCGAGTTCACTCTTGACGCCACCCCCACCGGCACCCGCCTGCGCCTCGAACACCGCAACCTGCCCGACAGCCAGACCTCCGTCCACGCCAGCGGCTGGAACCACTTCCTGGCCCGCCTCCACCACGCCGCCACCGGCCACGACCCAGGCCCCGACCCCTGGCAGCAACGGGCGGCCCGCCCGCCCCTGGACCGTGTAAGGAACGGCGCGACGACGGCACCTGGCGGGACTCTCTAG
- a CDS encoding class I SAM-dependent methyltransferase has protein sequence MAKQELAEAQREHWQRTYGEHPAMYGQEPSEPAVHAAQVFRAAGARRVLELGAGHGRDALYLGRAGFTVVATDFSVVGLEQLRSAAGSQGTAERILTAAQDVREPLPLRDGSVDAVFAHMLLSMALTTAQIHTVIVQVRRVLRPGGVLVYTVRHTGDAHYRAGTSHGDDIWEHGGFAVHFFPRDLIDDLATGWALNEVHAFEEGGLPRRLWRITQTLPR, from the coding sequence GTGGCGAAGCAGGAGCTGGCCGAGGCCCAGCGCGAGCACTGGCAGCGGACCTACGGCGAGCATCCCGCCATGTACGGGCAGGAACCTTCAGAGCCAGCTGTTCACGCCGCGCAGGTCTTCCGCGCGGCGGGCGCCCGAAGGGTGCTGGAGCTGGGTGCCGGCCACGGCCGTGACGCGCTGTATCTCGGCCGCGCGGGCTTCACCGTGGTGGCCACCGACTTCAGTGTGGTGGGCCTGGAGCAGTTGCGCTCGGCTGCTGGCAGTCAGGGCACGGCGGAGCGGATCCTCACGGCCGCCCAGGACGTCCGCGAGCCACTACCGCTCAGGGACGGATCCGTGGACGCGGTGTTCGCGCACATGCTGCTGAGCATGGCCCTGACCACCGCGCAGATCCACACGGTGATCGTGCAGGTACGCCGGGTGCTACGACCGGGCGGCGTCCTCGTCTACACCGTGCGCCACACCGGCGACGCCCACTACCGGGCCGGGACCAGCCACGGCGACGACATCTGGGAACACGGCGGCTTCGCCGTCCACTTCTTCCCCCGCGACCTGATCGACGACCTCGCGACCGGCTGGGCCCTGAACGAGGTACACGCCTTCGAGGAAGGCGGCCTGCCCCGGCGGCTGTGGCGCATCACCCAGACACTGCCCCGATAG
- a CDS encoding MFS transporter: MTRSASAPAAPAGQMWPLYAAGFTTAFGAHGIAANLGAASGHAVRSLLVLGGLLALYDGAEVLLKPVFGGLADRVGARPVLLGGLMASALASALYAVADSPGWLWAARLGQGAAASAFSPSASALVARLNPAAKHGRAFGSYGFYKSIGYTLGPLLGGVLVWAGGMRLLFTVLAVLGVTVAGWAALAVPVVAPLPRSRQTVADLARRLADTGFLAPTAALAGATAALSVGVGFLPVSGRAAGLGAPATGAAVSVLAACAAVVQPRAGRALDQRRLTACSGLAAGLAVTAAGLTGATLPGLTGVLVGAALIGVGVGLITPLGFAALAASTAPARLGQTMGAAELGRELGDAGGPLLVATVASLTTLAFGFAALAALLAAGAALAFARRGRAPGRGSTESGLGA, translated from the coding sequence ATGACCCGGTCAGCGTCGGCGCCCGCGGCGCCGGCCGGGCAGATGTGGCCGCTGTATGCGGCCGGTTTCACCACCGCGTTCGGCGCGCATGGCATCGCCGCGAACCTTGGCGCGGCCTCGGGGCACGCCGTCAGGTCGCTTTTGGTGCTCGGTGGGCTGCTTGCTCTGTATGACGGGGCTGAGGTGCTGCTCAAACCGGTGTTCGGTGGTCTCGCGGACCGCGTCGGTGCCCGGCCGGTTCTTCTCGGTGGGCTGATGGCCTCTGCTCTCGCGTCTGCGCTGTATGCGGTGGCGGACAGTCCTGGCTGGCTGTGGGCCGCGCGTCTTGGCCAGGGCGCCGCGGCGTCGGCCTTTTCCCCGTCGGCCTCGGCGCTGGTCGCCCGGCTGAACCCGGCGGCGAAACACGGCCGGGCGTTCGGCTCCTATGGGTTCTACAAGTCGATCGGCTATACCCTCGGGCCGCTGCTGGGCGGGGTGCTGGTGTGGGCGGGGGGTATGCGGCTGCTGTTCACGGTGCTGGCCGTCCTCGGCGTCACGGTCGCCGGGTGGGCGGCGCTGGCCGTGCCGGTCGTGGCGCCGCTGCCGAGGTCTCGGCAGACCGTGGCGGATCTGGCCCGGCGGTTGGCTGACACGGGCTTCCTCGCGCCGACCGCCGCGCTGGCCGGCGCGACGGCGGCCCTTTCCGTCGGGGTCGGTTTCCTGCCGGTTTCAGGTCGGGCGGCCGGGCTGGGCGCGCCGGCTACCGGCGCGGCCGTCTCTGTGCTCGCCGCCTGCGCGGCCGTCGTCCAGCCGCGGGCCGGGCGTGCCCTCGATCAGCGGCGTCTGACGGCCTGTTCCGGTCTGGCCGCGGGCCTGGCGGTCACCGCCGCAGGGCTGACCGGCGCGACGCTGCCGGGCCTGACGGGAGTGCTTGTCGGCGCCGCGCTGATCGGCGTGGGGGTTGGTCTGATCACGCCGCTGGGTTTCGCGGCGCTGGCCGCGAGCACCGCTCCCGCACGTCTGGGCCAGACCATGGGCGCCGCCGAGCTCGGCCGTGAACTCGGCGACGCGGGCGGTCCGCTGCTCGTCGCGACCGTCGCCTCCCTCACCACGCTCGCCTTCGGTTTCGCGGCGCTCGCGGCACTGCTCGCCGCCGGTGCGGCTCTCGCGTTCGCGCGCCGTGGCCGTGCGCCAGGGCGCGGGAGCACCGAGTCCGGTCTGGGTGCCTGA
- a CDS encoding glycosyltransferase encodes MWVDVVTAVHAQYAAYLPAAWDSLRRQRHPHWTWRVQIDGPPAEVLAALAGCGASCDGRVRIAAHGTIEGPAVARNIALGECTAPLVQNLDADDELEPGALAALSGALAAHPTAGYAVGHARDLHPDGSLHTASLAVPAGPLARGALAVAWAAALPDRALPPVHPAGVMWRRTLLLAVGGWAALRGVEDTAALIAGSALATGILLDVPTLRYRRHDAQLSRHNDKFSGGGSQYLLIWQRASLLAAGPPWKE; translated from the coding sequence ATGTGGGTGGACGTGGTCACCGCGGTGCACGCGCAGTACGCGGCCTACCTGCCAGCGGCGTGGGACTCGCTGCGCCGCCAGCGCCATCCCCACTGGACTTGGCGGGTCCAGATCGACGGCCCACCCGCCGAGGTCCTGGCTGCTCTGGCCGGCTGCGGAGCGTCCTGCGACGGCCGGGTCCGGATCGCCGCGCACGGCACCATCGAAGGGCCCGCGGTCGCCCGCAACATCGCCCTCGGCGAGTGCACCGCGCCGCTAGTCCAGAACCTCGACGCCGACGACGAGCTCGAACCCGGCGCGCTCGCCGCCCTCAGCGGTGCGCTCGCCGCTCATCCCACGGCCGGCTATGCGGTCGGCCATGCCCGCGACCTGCACCCGGACGGCAGCCTGCACACGGCCTCACTGGCCGTGCCCGCGGGGCCGTTGGCCCGCGGAGCGCTTGCCGTCGCCTGGGCCGCCGCGCTTCCCGACCGGGCCCTGCCACCCGTACATCCGGCAGGCGTGATGTGGCGGCGAACCCTGCTCCTCGCGGTCGGGGGCTGGGCCGCGCTGCGCGGCGTCGAGGACACCGCGGCCCTCATCGCCGGATCGGCGCTCGCCACCGGAATCCTGCTCGACGTCCCCACCCTGCGCTACCGCCGCCATGACGCACAGCTTTCCCGCCACAACGACAAATTTTCGGGGGGGGGGAGTCAGTATTTGCTTATCTGGCAGCGCGCCTCCCTGCTCGCCGCCGGGCCCCCCTGGAAAGAATGA